Within the Takifugu rubripes chromosome 8, fTakRub1.2, whole genome shotgun sequence genome, the region ATGCCGACAAACCACAAATGAAGGTGTGTTTTTGATATCCAAATAGAATTCCAAGCACGTCCTTGGCATTTGATCACACGTCGCATGTTTCCAGAGTCCTCCAGTGGAGATGAGAGCATCCACGGTCAGGGCTGAAATGACCGACGCTGAAGGTCTTGGAGTGAAGCtggaagacagagagacggTTATCAAGGAGCTTAAGAAGTCACTCAAGATTAAGGTGACACAAGACTAATGACATGCCTAGAAAGAGTTTAGATAAAGCTGCCGTCAATAAACATGGCGGTTCTCACAGGGAGAGGAACTGAGTGAGGCCAGCGTCCGCCTGAGtctgctggagaagaagctggacaCCTCCACCAGAGATGCAGATGAGCGGGTGGAGAAAATCCAGACCAAACTGGACGAGAACCTCGCcctgctgaagaagaaagaaaagtgagaAAGAATTTGGGTGTCGGGTCTGCCTTGACTTACTTGCTCATTTGCTATCAACTCTTTAAACCCATTCGCTTTCAACCTCCAGAGAGTTTGAGGAGACCATGGATGCGCTGCAGGCCGACATCGaccagctggaggcagagaaggcGGAGCTGAAGCAGCGTATCAGCAACCAGTCGAAGATGACCATTGAAGGCCTGGTGTCGAGAGGTGTGCCGGCCTCTGGGATTGCTTCTGTTGTTCAGGGATCTGCAGGAGGTAAATTGCTGAGACTGTTACTGAGTTGATGCATGTGCAAATGGCGTAACGGTCCACATTTTCTGCAGGTATTCCTCCATCCTTGGCTGGATCCTTGCAGGTGGTtgactctcctctcctcagacagCAGGTTGAAGCCCAGAGACTGGGCATAAAACACCTCAAGAACGAAAACAACAGACTCAAGGTACACTTTCCCATCAATCTTATTACAGTCTCATACTTGTTGACACCAACTAAGGCTAAATTTGACTCCCAGGCTGAGAAGATGAGGGCCCAGCTGGCATCTCTGCCTCCACTCCGTCCTGCCAAACTGCCACAGGTGCCCAAAGACGGCTCCACGTCATCAGGCGGACTGAACACCGGCATCTATCGCAGGACCGACCAGCTTCTGGCCACTCTGCTCAAACTAAGCGCTGACGTTAGAGTGGTGGATGTAACTGGAAAGACAGCGGGTGCTGattgacacacacactttaaagacTGTTATTTTAAGTATCCGACACtgtttttggacttttctgtaaccacatttctttttttccccagttagTGCCGGtgcacagctgctggagcagacaGCACGACTACAGAACCTCAGTGATGCTCTGGACAAACTCAAGGCAACACATTTTTACTTTATTCTACTGTCTATGGAAGccaacagcagttaaaagtTACTCACCATTTGCTCCTCAGGGTGAAGTGGCCGAGCACGTAGTGTCCCACCAGCCCGGAGCTAAAGCTTCATCAGATTTTGCAACCTTCCCCGTCTCCTCCTATATTAAGGTAAATCTGGTTCACATGTTCTTTTAATGagtttagattagattagattcaactttattgtcattacacatgtcacaagtacaaggcaacgaaatgcctTTAAATCGGTATAATGATACATTTTCTTTTATAGGCCAAGGAAGAAAAGCAGGGAGGAACCACGTTTGTTGGCCGTGTTGCCATCCCATGTTCCCCTGGACAGGAGCAAGTGCACCGGCTCGtgctctcccagcagcagcttcagcaagtGCACCACCTCCTCATGGCCTGAGGCTGACTGACCGCTTTGAGCTCACAACAAAAGTTCCCTTTCTTCTCATTCCATCTTCTCATCTTCATTCGTCCCTATTATCACCTTTGCTTTTCACTACTCAGGAGTGGATCTAATATGTATCGCTTTAGCACTAATACAGCCACATGAAATTGAGGTTTTGATTGTCTTTGACGTAAAGATGAAGTTATAAAGTCACATATTCATTAATATAATTTATAGCTTGTGGGGGAGAGCAACACATTTTACTGTTCTTATCTTATCTTTGTATCTTTTCTATTTGTAGACAACCAATTAAAGCAAGTTTCTCTTCAAAGCATTGAAATGTTGTCCTTTGGTTAAATACAGGCATTTTAATAACCTGCACTTAATATACCTTAACATAACGACAAAGTAATTTAATGacggattttttttattttattttttagttacCTGACAAATCCAAACTGACTAAATGTGGTGTTAAAGATGAATCACATATCCCACTGTTTAAATCGAACAGTCAACTTTTAATAGAAGAAAATCCTTGAACAGCAACATTAAAGATAGAATTAGAAAAATACAccgcaaagaaaaaaaaaaataggccaGAGGTGCACTGAACAGCTAAATCAGtgtgttattttaaaatctaaacAGGATTCCTAGAGGTTACAAGGAAGTTGTATAAAAGAGAAGATGAATAAAAAGGCAAACTTTCTTTCTGTAAACCCATCCTGTGTCAGTAGTGGTGATAGTAACAGTCGTACCTCCTATAGGGGGGGTATGGAGTCTGGTAGGGGGTGTATGGAGTCTGGTAGGGGGGGTATGGAGTCTGGTGGGGTCTGATGTGGTGGGGTCTGATGTGGCGGGGCCTAAACACACGTGATTGACGGTCATGGTGCTGGTGCTCCATGTAGGGGTCAATGTGGAAGGGGGGCCAGTAGCTGAAATCTACAGGACATTTGAATTTCTTTagcaaaatgacaaaacaaaaactgtccCGTCATAACGGTGTCAAACTTACTGCTTCCATGCTGCCTCCTGAACGACGGCTGAGACAGAGCAGGTCCTCGGTATCTGTTCTGAGAGGGATATTTCCGTCGCTTCCGTTTGTTGCCACCTCCTTCAGACCGTGGAGTATCTGAACGGGAAACACACCAGGGTGGGAAAATAGCAGCGTCAAGACTAGTATGGCAGCGATGGGGTCGAGAATAACAGCTGTAAAGGACGTTTCCAGAAAACGTATTCAccagacaaataaaaatgttttcatttgattGGCACCATTTAAGACGTTATCTTTACTCAATTCACTACTACTTGCTACGAATAACTAGTTGGTTATTCCCAACTCGCTTTTGAAATCAAATTTGATTATTCTTaaaaaaccaggaggacacGTTTACCGGGCAACGGTTTGGTTTCCTCCAGGGGCAGAGAGACACCCCAGGCCTCTGCGATGTGCTTTATCAGCAGAGAGGTGATCCACCGATGAGCGAGGGCATTCCAGTGGACTCCGTCATTGGTGCGGTGTTGCAGGGAGAAGCGAAAGTGGTAGTGGAGGTCCAACACATCCATCCCATAAGAGTTGGCCAGAGTGGCACTGTAGAAATTGGCTTCAATCACATCATCACGCAGCAGAGGAGCCTTGTGCTCAATCTGGGAAGAAAACAAGGGATATATCATGAGAGGAAATGAGTCGGTTTGAAGACACCAAACGTGTATGTTTGGGTTGTAACAGTGTACCTGAGGCACCAGGAATCCACCTCTAATCCTCTCTCCTACAGGCATGGTGAGGTTCCAAACAATAAGAGTTTGCTCAGGCAGAATCTCCTTTAGCTCACTGAAGAACTTTTGCAGGTGGTCCTTGTAGTCATTCATCCAACGGCAACTGTATCTacagacaaaaaagaaagagagagaacaggtCCTATATATCCACTACTATTCCTCAAGTACAGCATTGATAAGATGTGTAATTAGTAGTTTAGGGAGAAGCTATTAAAACAAATGGGCACGATGTGCTGCTGTATAAAAACATAAACCAGATGCGTCCAACATCTACGGTCTGTGGAGACACCAAAACAGGCAATATTACCTGGAAATGTCCCAAACACAGCTGTTGACGACGACTACATCAGGTTTCAACCCTGAGCGGAAATCCTCCAAGACACTCCGCATATAGCAGGAGTAGATCCGTGTCACGAAATAGAAGCGGACCAGATGGTGATCGGACCGGAACTGCCTGACCTCCCGGTACTCGGTTCCATTGTGCATTTCTTTCAGACGACCTCCTTCTACAATGCTGTCCTGCTCAAAGCTCATCTCCCCCTGTATGGTCGTTATATTGCAAAGAGGACAACGGCAATGATGAGGAGACTTGATggaaaaagaaacccaacaaGACTATTAAAACATACACTTACTTTGTTTTTGAGCTGTTTTGCTGTGAGATATTTTTCTTTCTGCAACAGTAAAACAATGTCCTTGTACACGGCACGCTGAACTAAGGATCGAGCatacataatttaaaaaaaaatcaccattgCAAACCGCTGAAACAGAATTAATATCTTTCATGCGTTGTTGCAGAGTTAATTTAATTGCAAGGATTGATTTAAATGCTTTCGTTCCATTACTTACTGGAATCTCCCAGTACCACAACAAACTTGTTGTGCAGCAACTGGCTAGCATGGTGGCGACTTACATGCTTCTTTACCTCCTGTTATTaataaaggtttaaaaacaattAATCACGCTGCGGTAAAAGAAGTCGTCCTCGTAAAGATCAAACCAAATCGCGGATTTTTCTAACAGGAATGGCGAGTAACTCGGAGCGGCTAACGGATGAATTAATTGTTATCATTGACAACATAAAGCCATACATTCCAAGTTTCAACATATTAGGAACGCATACTTACCATTTTATATCTTTAAAAATTGAATTGCTGCTTTTAGCTCATAAAAAGCCACCTACTGCAGCTAAAACTTAAAAATacataattttattttgttactTCTTAATAAAACATGGGTGAAACTTTAATGCGCCCTTTTTTTTAGACCGACACAGGTGTTCCACTAATTGCTGACGCAGATACGAGCTTTTGAATTCCTAATCTCGCGAGATCACAGAACAAACGCCTTCGAGAGAGATTCGATATTTTAATTACCCTACTTTTGTCGTCATAAACTGACCAAATCTCACCTGTGCAAATAAAACTTTTGCGATCAAAACAACTTCCCAGTTATATTCTACCAAGAATTCCATGGCAACACATTCTTTAGGCACAACTCTATTCCCTGATGGTCCCTCGGTGTTTCAGCATGTTGGTTTAATATCAGTGATCACACGAACACGAAGTTCAGAACCTCTCACTCCTAATTTTGTGGTTTGAGAATGTGACAAAGGGTGTACAAAGCAAACAGCGAAAGCCTCACTTGcatttaaaatagttttatttaATGCCTTGTAAATAAATAGTAAAAGCAAAACATGCCTGTTATTTTCTATACAATTTGCTCTCACTAGAGGTCGCTGTCATCATCGTAATCTATCAGCTGCATGACTTCTTTCATcttttgtttctcctcttcctcctctctttcgtCACTtgtgtcctcttcctcctggttcTCACTTTTCTGATGGAACTCCTGATAAATCCCGGTGAGAGCTTTAGCAGCTTCCAGAGAGACCTTCAGATTTCCGATCACCTCTTTGTCTTCGTCCAGGCTCACAACTGGGAGAGACAAAAATCATCAACCCAAACGTTCTCACATTTGTATAAATTTAATTTGAATCTATATTCACAAGATTCTTCAGATCTACTGGCACGAGTCAATCAGGTGTTGGCATCCTTTTATTTGCAAAAAATCCTCTCAAGTTGGTGTAAAAGACCTACTGTCAATCTGCTGCTCGATGACATCATTTCCGGTGAGGAGTAGGTCTTTTAGGTCCAGAAAAGCGTGTCCAACATCAACgcactcttcatcctcatccatcGGTTCACTGACTACGGTGAACTTTAATCTTGGGGCACATAACACAAAGGCATGACTACAATACACATAATGGACCTAAATATCCAGGTCTAAATATCTAAGGATGGGCTCTAATAATTTAATGGCATACCTGCCCTGGTTAGGGTCACTGCCCTCCAGCATGGTGTAAAGGTACCGTCTGAGTGAAGTGGACTGTGAGCCATCCACATAAATCACTGAGAGACACATATGAAGATTGTCTCAGAAAGGAAAATTTGAGACATAAATATTGATAAGATTCACCCATTCTCACCACGCGTGAAGTTGTAGTGAATCTCCTCCCCTTTTGTGGGTTTGCGGAGGGACATAGGCGTTTCGGTTGTCTCCATGGGGACGCCCAGGAGGCGATATTCCACGTAAACCCTCTGCACCGATTTGTCCAACGCGACACGAGAGGATGGCTCAAACGTCAGGGACAGAATCTCCACTCTGAGCTTGTCTCCCTAAAACACAGCAACCGTGTGTTGACTTCCTTCACAATAAATGACAACTGAACAAAGGCCCTAAAAATTAGATCTTACCTGTCTCATTTGTTTTGATGGAATGACAATGTCACTTGAGTCTGAGGTCTCTGGAGCATCACTGTTTGCTTCAGAAATAAAAATCCACAATATAATTGCATAACAATGAACAGAGCTGATTCCTTTCAAATCAAACAATGTATGAGGCAACTAACAATCACTGTAAACTACAAAACAATCATCTATTGAGTGTAAATGAATAGGTACCactctcgctcctctcctctttcccctcctcttcatcctgtgACACCTGATCCCCAGAAGGGAGATCCTGAGAAAGAGAAATGAGATATGAGCCTGTTTGTTGGCCACAGAACAACTTTTCAATAGGTCTTTGTCAGATCTCCTGCCTGTGTCGTGACACcgctggcagagcttctcctGGACAGCGTGACAGGGGACTGTCTGGAGGAAGTTACCTCTGAGGGTCTAAAACACAAGAAGCCTTTCTTAAAACTCAGTAATCAAGGTTTTTGAGGACTTTGTGAGCCAAATCTGTAGCTTACTTCCGTGTTAGCGGACGAGAGGGTGCGGCCGATCTCTTCTTGGTTGCAGGCTGCTCTGGTTGTATACTTGGCAAGCTTTTCTGTTTGACCGGCGGAGGCTGGCGCAGCAAACGCACAAGTAAAGAAGTAAAATTAATCAAAATCCATGCAAAAGCAGAATTACTCATCGGTGATGCGTTTTAAATCATACCGCAGGTTTACTCCCTTTACGCCCCTCTCTGCTTTCTCTCTTGAGCGTCTGTGTCTATTGTAAAATATAAACAGACATATAAACATCTCTTCTCTTTAAAACTTGGTTTTTAAACTTTTTGACACTTTGACCACCTTAACTCGCGGTTTGGCCACTGGCTTATGCgatgcttctctctctcttctctcctccctctcggAGCTGTCCATCACTCCATCTTCTTTGCCTAAGACTGCATCCACTGAGGGCTGGAAGGGGTATTTCCATCTCATGGTGACCCTGACCACACCCCGGGGACTCCCCGCTGGATCCCTAAGCACATAGTCCCCTGTGGGGGCAGAGATTGTGTGTTTCATCTCAGATCTGATTGTTTCGTAGATTAAAGAAGCCAGAAACGgccctcacctttgacctccctgCCTGTTGCCAGGGCGCCCAGTGGGATGGGGGTCTTGGCCAGATAAGGAGGTGGAATTTGTTCATCGCTCTCGTCGAACACATACACCCACAAGCTGCTGGATCTGTTTGCGAGGCAAGTTGAAGATTTAAACCAAGTTGAAGATTTTTGAGTGCCTCTCCATCGTACCTCAGGTAGCGCAACACGTCGGCCGTTACTGCCAGCGAGTAGGAGGCGCTGTCATTGAAGACCGGATCAGCACTGCACCGAGCTGTCTGGGAGACGTGAGGTGGGAGGTCGTAGAACCTGTATGTCAGGTAGGCGTCGGGGAACAGCCCCGGCCAGCGCGTGCTGAGACCCACACAATGCTCCAACATGATCACCAGCTCATTGGGGATCCCTCCGCCGTAGTCGTACAATTCCTGTGAAAATGACCAGCGACCAGTGTTTAATACGCTGACATGACACACACGTATGTTATTTGGGACACTACCCCACTCTCACCTTATGTCCTGTGTCTTGCCAGCCGAGACATCCTGGCTCAGCACGTCTCTGGACGGCCGTCCCGCCAGCTGTTTTTACCACTGCATCTATCGGCACCGCGGGGCTAAACAGCCGCACCCAGTAATCCACAACCCCAACAGATTCCCCCTCAGAACCTTATATCAAATAATGATATGACAAATAATTTAATACTAGAAGTCAACAGGTGTGACATCACTGACAGACAAAATCGTAAAAGCTCACCTGAAATGCTGACACGTCCACTGATGCGCTCCCCTGGTCTTTCCATGGTACCCATTAAGGAGATTTGCCCACTTCCGTGTGTGACGAAACGAACCCCTCCTAAGCCCTGGTGGAGTTCCAGTCTCATCCTGAAGCCTTGGCCTTCCAGCCTGCACAGGTCCCGGGTTGTGAGAGCGTAGCGGGATGTGAAGCTGTAGCTGGGTTGTCCTCCTGACACCACAGGAGTGGAATGCATCTCGAAGTCCAAGAAGCTGTAGGTGCAGAAGGTCAGAATGTCGTCGCCCTCATTTCCTCCCGGGTGGATGCTTCTCATGACCCGGAGCCCTGCCGGGGTGAAGGTGGCAGCCTCGGGGGTggacaaatgaaaaaaagatgttaaCTTTTAAAAAGACTTAAGTGAGCCAAAATGTTTGAGCGTTTCTACACCTTGAGGTGGATCTCCAGCAGTGACTCGCCAGCTCTCAGCTGAGTAAAAGGCGTCTCGTCTTCGCTCGGCATCACGTCCTGTTCTTCAGCTGGCCAAGTGTACTGGATTGGCACGGTTGGTCGCGATTTCCTGGGGTTGTACGCCATTTCTTTTAATTGAGCTTTTCAGAGAACGAGAAATGATTTGAAAATTCTGGATAGGCGTTGATCGAACAGCGACAGACGAAGATGGGTCACTTAAAATTAAAGGACTTTAGGTTTTTTGTCAAACTGTTGCTGAAACCTTGCAAAGTGTTGATGTGAAGAGCTCTTTTGGATAAGAGTTTGTCTTTCGCCGCCACTTTCCTCtggctctcctccctctctttctccatcttctGCGTCACTATCTTCAACTCTTCCTTCAGCcagaaaatattaataaaaaaataaataatttgcaATTACCTTCCAAGCTGAAGAAATAGAGTTCCAATAAGAGAATAGAGAGCACAGACTCAGAGAGATGTGTCGCTACGGTTCACTCTGATGTCAATGAAATAGTAATGATAAAAATGGCGCCTTCACTTTGGTGCTGGTTACTACTCGAGTACGATCAGATTTGCGTGTTTCCCTGCCTGCAGGTCTTGACTGATATGGTGCTCCAGCAGGAGGAGTTGTCTGGTTTTCTGCAATTCCAGCACAGTTTCCGCATGGGACGCACGGATGGTGGCCAGGTCCCACAGCGAGTCCTCCGTGTTTCCTTCAGTgcagaggaaagagagccccGCCTGGCTCTCCTGCTGCATCCTAAAGGCCTGAAGAGGGACACCAAACAAACGATAAGGGTCCAAATCCATGTTCCAGTCCTACAAAACTTGCGCAAACCTTGATCTGCAAGAGGGTTTCACTGAGGTCCTCAACGCTCATGTCAAACTCCTGGATAAATAAAAGAGTCACATACATACAACGTTgaatatatatgtaaatatattgAAGCGCCTGATGTGTGGAGCACATGTATCATCCAGCTCTCAAACCTTGGTGACAGCGTCCAGCCTGTCCTGCAGAGACGAGACCTGCTGCTTGTACCGGACaagctccatctccatctcttgtTTGTTTCGTGCCATCGCAGAAACCTCTGCATTACACCAGCACAGTCATATAAGGAACGTAAGGGAACTTTGTATCTGACGATCGTGCCTTTATTGACTGACTGGACCACCTGTGTCCTTCTGCTCCTCTAATAGTTCCCTCTCCCGTCTCAGTTTCTGTATTTCTTGCTCCAACGTGTTGCGCTCTTCCCGCTCTGtctgcagcctctcctccagcctgtaCAGCTCCATCCTATCCCTTTTCTGATCCTCTTCTTTGGATTTTTCCATCTGGACATCATGTTTGCTTTGCACTGACAGAGTACTAGGAAATAAAGCATAACTGACGACTGCATATTGACTGCTTAATGGCATCATCAGGGCCTGTAGGCCTCTGTTACCTTTCTAGTAGAGTATTATAGTTTTCTTTTATTAGATCCCGTTCTCCTTCCAGGTCTGAGATCCTTTCTTGTAGCTGAAAGGAGGaaagttaaaataataaaaataatgttaGCAGTTCCTTATTAGTCTGGACTAGAGAGGCACCTTGTCCAGGTTTTGGAGGGAGAGGTTAGAGGTCGTTAGATGTCCCTCCAGTTCCAGAGCTCTTTGGCGCTCCTGTTTCAACTGCTCCGTCACCTCGTCCACCCGCTGCAGCAGAGCCGCCTGAGTCTCCTTCAGTGACCTCTGAGTCTGTGGTGAAACCCTGATAATTAACTTTACACAAAAGAATTGGTCAAGTCTCCCTCAGGCCTCCAGGATAGTGAGATGTTTACCTCTTCCAGCTGATTCTCATATGTCTGGCAGCAAGAAACAGAACAGATACATTTACAATAAGTAACAAGACAGTACTGGATTTATCAGATAATGAGAcaccacaaaaagaaaaatgacctcATGCAAGTTGTTAAACTTCTCCTGCAAGACGGCGAGTGAAACATTCTTCTCCGAAAGCTGTTTCTGCAGTCGGATCGAGTCAATGTTCTCTTTAATGGATAtcctaatggggggggggactcaatTTACCTTATTTATTGACACAAGAGTATTGCTAACGTGGCGTTAGTGTTACTTGTATTCTCCCATTTACCGGAGTTTGTCAGTTTGTTGCTTCCTGACCTCCCTCGCCGTCCCCTCCATCTCCTTTTCTTTATCTCTTAATGTATCTCTGAGCGCCTGAGCAGCCTGCACCAACTCTGCAatcctcagctgctccaccacgcTGGACCGTCTGTGGGTTCTAAACCATAAAATGCTGTTCAGATTCGATACAACGATTTACTTTTTTTCAGACAACAAATCAGAATAAAtacttttccagctctgtcctggggtCTTCTAGCATGGGACCATATCGTGGTGGAGCAGTGTGAGTCGCCCTCCTGATTCCGCCTTCCAATTCTGCACTCTTACCTGACagggaaaagaataaaaaagcttattgttaatGTACAATTCTAGAGAACTTAGACCAAAATAATACCTTTATTAGACTTGTATGGTGTGCGCCCCCCAAGGTCCATGATGTGTTGTTTGGCCAGACCGAGCTTGTTCTGTAGAGCCCCTTTCTGGGTCTCCAGCAAGTCCACACGGGCCTCTAGCTCCTGGATGGTGTCCTCCATGTCTCTCTCCTTCAAGCCATTGGACCCTTGCTGACGAAGACGCATAAACCTGGTGGACATTCTGGCACAAGGACACCATGTTGAGCACCCGTGTCTCTCTAAATCTGCTAAGAAAACTGCTATGTCACAGCAGTGATGCTGTTCACGCACCAATATTTCTTGACTGAACGTTACCTGCGTAGCTTCTGCtcctgtgtgcgtgcatgttgtCTCAGGATGCTGTTTTCATCGCGCAGTTTGACACACAGGTCTTCCAGATGCTCTTTGGGAAGCCGAAACAGGCTCTGTGGATCTGTGGGCCAAAAAGATGAAGTGCACGAGTTGAAATCTAAAAAGATGAGTTTTGATTTTACCTTTTGTCTTCATGAGATGTCTCTTCCAGGCTTTCACATCGTGCAGATGATCTGAAATACACACATGTAAGTAATTAACGtaatttcacattttatttatacCTCACCCCGAGTCAATTTCCAGCTATATTGTCTGTCACTTTCCCCTAATTTGGCTGAATGAATTCGTTAAAATATGCACGTATTAAGGAAACACAAACCTGGAACAGCAGGCATCAGCCCCCCTCTCATCAGGCCCACGTCTCTAACTGGGAGATCCCCGGCAGTCTCATCCACCAGCAGAGACATCACACCTCACCAGTCAACACCCCGTCTTGCAGAGGCACGTTTGCAGATATTTATGTCCACCTCTCCATCTAAAATGCAAACTAAATTGTTTAAATGACAGTAATGTTGCACAACAGGTaaaataaagtttgtttttcatGATGGTGACCGATTTAGTGTCTAAGCTAGTGCACAGTAATAAACACTGCGGCGTCTCACAACCCATAATACCAGTAAAAAGCAGTTTTCTTACCTTAGTCTGTGACTGATCTGCTGGCATTTTAGTTCTGACAGAATAAAAAGAAGTGTCCTGGTTCTATGATGTCCACTCACGCGTCTCCCTTCATGCATGTCTCCGCCCTGTGCTTGGATGATATCAGATTTAATCCCTACTTATCCGTTTGTCCATCTTCTATGTTTACTTTCTGTGCTCTGTCTATGCGGTTTAATGCAATGAAATTCCTTCATAAAATAGCTAAGAATTTCACCATCATTTGGTGTCTTATCCCATTTGTGTACATTTATTTTTGGGACTAAACTGGATGAGTGTGCACTACATGTGTCAGGATTGCAAGCCTTCAGCTTTGCTCCATCTGTCTCTGAGGCTAATCCCATCTCTGGGCTGAGCTGATTAGCATCTCATAGTTAGTGCAACATGAGGTGTGCCCTGAAGTCAGTTTTGTGGAGAGTTTGACAGCTAAGTATTATTATTACTGGAGGTATGCAGTAACTACAGGAGGAGGACATGAAGCAGTTCAGGGGTGGAGGGTGTGTATTTTCATGGTATTCCACACATGGTTCATGTGTAAAATGATCATCAGTTTAGAAAtcacacaagaaaaaaaaaatcaagacaGTCTAGGTTTGGTAGTGGAGTGCATTTAATGTGTTAGCAGGTGACGTGAACAGAACGGCAGGTGATGTGAAACTATCACCAGGCTCCCGACTGCAATTtagaaaatgatgtgaaatcTTGACAGAAAACCACCCTCAGACGCTCGGAACTCTAAGAAACTTGGCTAGTGCACATCTTAAACTTCCCATTATATTGTAAAATCATCTAGATTCTCGTCTCCACTGACAGCGCGGATGGTAAGCGGCGATTTGTTTGTGCCGCTTTCGCTTATGTCTGGATTGAAAAATGGAAACATGGCTTCCCTGAATTGGTAATCTGTGAAAGAATACATGTGTGACTTGGCATCGGCGTCATAAAAGGACACTGTTCCGTCCTCAAAATCGAGAAACACTCCAATAATCTTTGGCTTCCGAGGAAGACGCAGCAGCTCCGCCTCTCCTGCACATGCTCGGTACTCACTGCCATTCCTCAAACAGACAGTCCAATACCCATCCTCTGGACTCAACGTGACCACACCCTTCCTGTCCACTGACTGGCTAGCCACGCCCAAGTCCCATGAGGTTTTCTCTCCCACGTCTACTTCCCAATAGTGCCTCCCTGTGGTGAAACCCTGTATAACAAGAGCCATAAGTTACTGGGAAGACACTTAAGGGAAAAAAAGTCCATGGAATTTTTTCACCTTGGTGCCTAGAACACACGGTGCCATGTTAAAACGCTCCGGTATGTCCACCAAAATTTGTTTAAGGTTTCCATCCCACACTTGTTTCCCATCCTCTGACAGAACCAGC harbors:
- the fam113 gene encoding PC-esterase domain-containing protein 1A isoform X2 encodes the protein MLASCCTTSLLWYWEIPKEKYLTAKQLKNKGEMSFEQDSIVEGGRLKEMHNGTEYREVRQFRSDHHLVRFYFVTRIYSCYMRSVLEDFRSGLKPDVVVVNSCVWDISRYSCRWMNDYKDHLQKFFSELKEILPEQTLIVWNLTMPVGERIRGGFLVPQIEHKAPLLRDDVIEANFYSATLANSYGMDVLDLHYHFRFSLQHRTNDGVHWNALAHRWITSLLIKHIAEAWGVSLPLEETKPLPDTPRSEGGGNKRKRRKYPSQNRYRGPALSQPSFRRQHGSNFSYWPPFHIDPYMEHQHHDRQSRVFRPRHIRPHHIRPHQTPYPPYQTPYTPYQTPYPPYRRYDCYYHHY
- the fam113 gene encoding PC-esterase domain-containing protein 1A isoform X1, whose protein sequence is MEVKKHVSRHHASQLLHNKFVVVLGDSIQRAVYKDIVLLLQKEKYLTAKQLKNKGEMSFEQDSIVEGGRLKEMHNGTEYREVRQFRSDHHLVRFYFVTRIYSCYMRSVLEDFRSGLKPDVVVVNSCVWDISRYSCRWMNDYKDHLQKFFSELKEILPEQTLIVWNLTMPVGERIRGGFLVPQIEHKAPLLRDDVIEANFYSATLANSYGMDVLDLHYHFRFSLQHRTNDGVHWNALAHRWITSLLIKHIAEAWGVSLPLEETKPLPDTPRSEGGGNKRKRRKYPSQNRYRGPALSQPSFRRQHGSNFSYWPPFHIDPYMEHQHHDRQSRVFRPRHIRPHHIRPHQTPYPPYQTPYTPYQTPYPPYRRYDCYYHHY
- the rpgrip1 gene encoding protein fantom, whose protein sequence is MSLLVDETAGDLPVRDVGLMRGGLMPAVPDHLHDVKAWKRHLMKTKDPQSLFRLPKEHLEDLCVKLRDENSILRQHARTQEQKLRRMSTRFMRLRQQGSNGLKERDMEDTIQELEARVDLLETQKGALQNKLGLAKQHIMDLGGRTPYKSNKGKSAELEGGIRRATHTAPPRYGPMLEDPRTELEKTHRRSSVVEQLRIAELVQAAQALRDTLRDKEKEMEGTAREVRKQQTDKLRISIKENIDSIRLQKQLSEKNVSLAVLQEKFNNLHETYENQLEETQRSLKETQAALLQRVDEVTEQLKQERQRALELEGHLTTSNLSLQNLDKLQERISDLEGERDLIKENYNTLLESTLSVQSKHDVQMEKSKEEDQKRDRMELYRLEERLQTEREERNTLEQEIQKLRRERELLEEQKDTEVSAMARNKQEMEMELVRYKQQVSSLQDRLDAVTKEFDMSVEDLSETLLQIKAFRMQQESQAGLSFLCTEGNTEDSLWDLATIRASHAETVLELQKTRQLLLLEHHISQDLQEELKIVTQKMEKEREESQRKVAAKDKLLSKRALHINTLQAQLKEMAYNPRKSRPTVPIQYTWPAEEQDVMPSEDETPFTQLRAGESLLEIHLKAATFTPAGLRVMRSIHPGGNEGDDILTFCTYSFLDFEMHSTPVVSGGQPSYSFTSRYALTTRDLCRLEGQGFRMRLELHQGLGGVRFVTHGSGQISLMGTMERPGERISGRVSISGSEGESVGVVDYWVRLFSPAVPIDAVVKTAGGTAVQRRAEPGCLGWQDTGHKELYDYGGGIPNELVIMLEHCVGLSTRWPGLFPDAYLTYRFYDLPPHVSQTARCSADPVFNDSASYSLAVTADVLRYLRSSSLWVYVFDESDEQIPPPYLAKTPIPLGALATGREVKGDYVLRDPAGSPRGVVRVTMRWKYPFQPSVDAVLGKEDGVMDSSEREERREREASHKPVAKPRVKTQTLKRESREGRKGSKPAPPPVKQKSLPSIQPEQPATKKRSAAPSRPLTRKPSEVTSSRQSPVTLSRRSSASGVTTQDLPSGDQVSQDEEEGKEERSESANSDAPETSDSSDIVIPSKQMRQGDKLRVEILSLTFEPSSRVALDKSVQRVYVEYRLLGVPMETTETPMSLRKPTKGEEIHYNFTRVIYVDGSQSTSLRRYLYTMLEGSDPNQGRLKFTVVSEPMDEDEECVDVGHAFLDLKDLLLTGNDVIEQQIDIVSLDEDKEVIGNLKVSLEAAKALTGIYQEFHQKSENQEEEDTSDEREEEEEKQKMKEVMQLIDYDDDSDL